A window of the Juglans microcarpa x Juglans regia isolate MS1-56 chromosome 5D, Jm3101_v1.0, whole genome shotgun sequence genome harbors these coding sequences:
- the LOC121266039 gene encoding putative protein FAR1-RELATED SEQUENCE 10: MTSVPSKNIWIRRQQCPCGDWKCYVAYESDAEETSIASQLIKNDTSPSDAMVSPYVGMIFKSDDDAFEYYGNFARKNGFSIRKERSRLSPQLGIYKRDFVCYRSGFAPMKKKPTGEHHRDRKSVRCGCDAKMYLSKEIVEGVSQWFVVQFSNVHNHELLEDDQVRLLPAYRKIHEADQERILLLSKAGFPIHRIVKVLELEKGIQGGQLPFLERDVRNFVQNRKKLVQENDALLTEKRETDTMELLEACKATKETDEDFVYDFTVDENDKVENIAWSYGDSVHAYTMFGDVLYFDTTYRSITYGMLFGAWLGIDNHGRTIFFGCVLLQDETPRSFSWALQSFVQFMRGRCPQTILSDLDPGLRDAIRSELPGTKHVTSIWNIFSKLPSWFSLPLGSRYGEFKSEFDDLYNMDSVDGFELRWNQMLSMFGLGSDKHIALLFSFRTCWALSYMRGYFLAQMATQAYSKSVDAFLKGVFSAQTCLRSFFEQVGISANFQNHARLELQYMHLKTCVPIEENARSILTPFAFNALQNELVLAMQYATSEMANGSYIVRHFKKMDVERLVIWIPEDEQVHCSCKEYESSGILCRHALRVVIVKNYFQLPDKYFPSRWRREISPVVYENNATQNGEDDWFREYQCLSETVFAESSITKERSDYVRSELTKELTRLLNEVRNLPETDVVAMGLTLSPTC, from the exons ATGACATCAGTACCTTCAAAAAACATATGGATCCGGCGGCAACAATGCCCATGTGGGGATTGGAAATGTTATGTTGCGTATGAGAGTGATGCTGAAGAAACGTCCATTGCATCTCAATTGATAAAGAATGATACGTCGCCATCGGATGCAATGGTTTCTCCTTATGTTGGAATGATATTTAAGAGTGACGATGATGCATTTGAGTATTATGGAAATTTTGCTAGAAAAAATGGGTTTTCGATTAGGAAAGAGCGATCGAGGCTTAGCCCACAACTTGGTATCTATAAACGTGACTTTGTTTGTTACCGTTCTGGATTTGCACCCATGAAGAAAAAGCCTACTGGAGAGCACCACAGGGATAGGAAATCAGTGAGGTGTGGATGTGATGCAAAAATGTATTTGTCGAAGGAGATAGTTGAAGGGGTTTCTCAATGGTTTGTTGTACAGTTCAGTAATGTCCATAACCATGAACTTTTGGAAGATGACCAAGTGCGCCTCCTTCCAGCGTATCGTAAAATTCATGAGGCAGATCAAGAGCGCATATTGTTACTTTCTAAAGCAGGGTTTCCCATTCATCGTATTGTGAAGGTGCTGGAATTGGAAAAGGGGATTCAGGGTGGGCAATTGCCATTTTTGGAGAGGGATGTCagaaattttgttcaaaaccgtAAGAAGCTTGTTCAGGAAAATGACGCGTTGCTCACTGAAAAGAGAGAAACTGATACGATGGAACTTCTTGAGGCATGCAAGGCCACAAAAGAGACCGATGAAGACTTTGTTTATGATTTTACAGTGGATGAGAATGATAAAGTTGAAAATATTGCCTGGTCCTATGGTGACTCAGTTCATGCATACACCATGTTCGGGGATGTACTTTATTTCGACACTACTTATCGATCAATCACGTATGGAATGCTTTTTGGAGCATGGCTTGGGATTGACAACCATGGTAGAACCATCTTCTTTGGTTGTGTCCTGTTGCAAGATGAAACACCACGCTCCTTCTCTTGGGCTTTGCAG AGTTTTGTCCAATTCATGAGAGGTAGATGTCCACAAACAATTCTATCTGATCTTGACCCTGGGCTTAGAGACGCAATAAGAAGTGAATTGCCTGGCACTAAACACGTCACTTCTATATGGAATATTTTCTCCAAACTACCAAGTTGGTTCTCTCTCCCACTTGGATCTCGCTATGGAGAATTTAAATCTGAGTTCGATGACTTATATAATATGGACAGCGTGGATGGATTTGAACTTAGATGGAATCAAATGCTTTCAATGTTTGGACTTGGTTCAGACAAACACATTGCTTTACTCTTTTCTTTCAGGACATGTTGGGCACTGTCCTATATGAGAGGCTACTTTCTTGCTCAGATGGCAACACAGGCATATTCAAAGTCCGTAGATGCATTCTTGAAAGGGGTTTTTAGTGCACAAACATGTTTACGTAGCTTCTTTGAGCAG GTTGGTATTTCtgccaattttcaaaatcatgCACGTCTAGAGTTGCAATATATGCATCTTAAAACATGCGTACCCATTGAAGAGAATGCACGGAGTATTCTTACGCCTTTTGCCTTCAATGCTTTACAAAATGAATTGGTGCTGGCCATGCAGTATGCAACCTCTGAAATGGCTAATGGGTCCTATATAGTACGCCACTTCAAGAAGATGGATGTAGAGCGTCTTGTAATATGGATTCCAGAAGATGAACAGGTCCATTGCTCCTGTAAGGAATATGAATCTTCAGGAATTTTGTGCAGGCATGCTCTTAGGGTAGTTATAGTAAAAAACTACTTTCAGCTTCCTGACAAGTATTTTCCAAGTAGATGGCGACGAGAAATCTCTCCAGTTGTTTATGAAAATAACGCTACTCAAAATGGTGAGGATGATTGGTTTCGAGAATATCAATGCCTTAGTGAAACTGTATTCGCAGAATCATCTATTACAAAGGAGCGTTCTGATTATGTTCGTAGCGAACTGACCAAAGAACTTACAAGGCTTCTTAATGAGGTCAGAAATCTACCAGAGACTGATGTGGTTGCTATGGGTTTGACACTTTCACCGACTTGTTGA
- the LOC121265259 gene encoding two-pore potassium channel 1-like, which translates to MACEDAKESLLSELRDHYRVNGNKDIRRRNICSGTASPAETNTLEQNGVKCPLAPECIFEKPRFNFKYVVMLLAVYLGGGTLCFFFIRHQIKGKRTNGILDAIYFSVVTMTTVGYGDLVPDSILAKLFACIYVFTGMALAGIVLSEAADYIVQKQQILVVRAIYMGEKPDPDEILKEVETHKVKYKLIMVGGILLVLIMVGTLFLFIVEELNLMDAFYCVCSTITTLGYGDESFSTRGGRVFAIFWILSSTICLAQFFLYVAELYTGERQRAMLKQVLSRELTFSDLEAADLDGDKVVRAAEFVIYKLKEMGKIDQEDVSIVMESFKRCDADQSGTLTESDLMKSQPS; encoded by the exons ATGGCCTGTGAAGATGCTAAAGAATCATTGCTTTCAGAGCTGAGAGATCATTATCGTGTCAATGGAAACAAGGACATCCGGAGAAGAAATATTTGCAGTGGTACTGCTTCTCCTGCAGAGACCAATACCCTTGAACAAAATGGAGTCAAATGTCCTTTGGCTCCTGAATGTATATTCGAGAAACCCCGATTCAATTTCAAGTATGTGGTTATGTTGTTGGCTGTCTACCTAGGTGGAGGCACcctttgtttcttcttcatAAGACATCAGATCAAGGGCAAAAGAACAAATGGGATTCTTGATGCCATTTACTTTTCTGTTGTTACAATGACCACTGTTGGATATGGGGACCTTGTTCCAGATAGCATATTAGCAAAACTATTTGCATGCATTTATGTCTTCACTGGCATGGCGCTGGCTGGTATAGTTCTTAGTGAGGCAGCTGATTACATAGTACAAAAGCAGCAAATCCTTGTTGTTAGAGCCATTTACATGGGTGAAAAACCTGATCCAGATGAGATTCTTAAGGAGGTCGAGACCCACaaagttaaatataaattaataatggtGGGTGGCATTCTTCTGGTGCTTATTATGGTAGGaactctctttttatttatagtcGAAGAATTAAACCTGATGGATGCATTCTATTGTGTTTGCTCAACCATTACCACTCTGGGCTATGGGGATGAGAGCTTTTCAACCAGAGGAGGTcgtgtttttgctattttctgGATACTGAGCAGTACCATTTGCTTAGCTCAGTTCTTTCTCTACGTTGCTGAACTATACACCGGAGAAAGGCAACGAGCAATGTTGAAACAGGTTCTTTCAAGGGAATTGACATTCTCAGATCTTGAGGCAGCAGATCTTGATGGTGATAAAGTTGTCCG TGCTGCAGAATTTGTCATTTATAAGCTGAAGGAAATGGGGAAGATTGACCAAGAGGATGTTTCAATTGTGATGGAGAGCTTTAAGAGATGTGATGCTGATCAATCTGGAACTTTGACTGAATCTGATCTCATGAAATCCCAACCGTCCTAA